The Selenomonas sp. AB3002 genome contains a region encoding:
- a CDS encoding efflux RND transporter periplasmic adaptor subunit has protein sequence MALCLSVVLSGCGKEQQQAQKGGAQVKAMNVIQQDTPLTSEYAGSLVGKDEVKVQAKVSGKIIEKYVQGGQYVVEGQPLYRIDSRQYESAVLNAHANLAQAEANLSNAQTDLYRYEELLKSDAIAEQTVANQQSQVNAYEAAAAANAALLKKAQEDLDDTVVYAPMTGQLSVDDVAVGTYATAGNTTLVTIGSSDPIYAQFSISETEFLKFMNIKAMQQGDPNSNVNVSLTLSDGTEYPLTGVISESDRALSDNTGTLTLKALFDNPNGILLPGMYARVKLTGEVVPGAILVPQRAVQQLLGKSFVMVVNGDAKSEARTVKLGEKVGSYYIIKEGIDASDIVVVEGLTNLQEGRDLTVTMVTPEEMGFSLNTDTSLFDPDASTVKK, from the coding sequence ATGGCCCTTTGCCTCTCCGTGGTGCTCTCTGGCTGCGGCAAGGAGCAGCAGCAGGCCCAGAAGGGCGGTGCCCAGGTGAAGGCCATGAACGTCATCCAGCAGGATACGCCCCTCACCAGTGAGTATGCAGGCTCCCTGGTAGGCAAGGATGAGGTGAAGGTCCAGGCCAAGGTCTCTGGCAAGATTATCGAAAAATATGTCCAGGGCGGCCAGTATGTGGTGGAGGGACAGCCCCTGTACCGCATTGACTCCCGCCAGTATGAGTCGGCGGTGCTGAACGCCCATGCCAATCTGGCTCAGGCCGAGGCCAATCTGAGTAATGCCCAGACAGACCTCTACCGCTATGAGGAACTCCTGAAGTCTGATGCCATAGCGGAGCAGACTGTGGCCAACCAGCAGTCTCAGGTGAATGCCTATGAAGCTGCTGCTGCTGCCAATGCGGCCCTGCTGAAGAAGGCTCAGGAAGATCTTGACGATACGGTGGTTTATGCTCCCATGACGGGCCAGCTCTCCGTGGATGACGTGGCAGTAGGCACTTATGCCACTGCCGGCAACACCACTCTGGTGACCATCGGTTCCTCTGACCCCATCTATGCCCAGTTCTCCATTTCCGAGACTGAGTTCCTGAAATTCATGAACATCAAGGCCATGCAGCAGGGTGATCCCAACAGCAATGTGAATGTGAGCCTTACCCTGTCTGATGGTACGGAATATCCACTCACTGGCGTCATTTCTGAGTCTGACCGCGCTTTATCCGATAATACGGGTACCTTGACCCTGAAGGCTCTCTTTGACAACCCCAACGGCATCCTGCTCCCCGGCATGTACGCACGGGTGAAGCTCACGGGTGAGGTTGTGCCGGGAGCCATCCTGGTGCCCCAGCGTGCCGTGCAGCAGCTCTTGGGCAAGTCCTTTGTCATGGTAGTGAACGGGGATGCCAAGTCCGAGGCCCGCACCGTGAAACTTGGGGAAAAGGTGGGCAGCTACTACATCATCAAGGAAGGCATCGATGCCAGCGATATTGTGGTGGTGGAAGGCCTTACCAACCTGCAGGAGGGCAGGGACCTTACGGTGACTATGGTGACGCCTGAGGAAATGGGCTTCTCCCTGAATACCGATACTTCCCTTTTCGATCCCGACGCTTCTACTGTCAAGAAATAA